One genomic window of Salirhabdus salicampi includes the following:
- a CDS encoding bifunctional aldolase/short-chain dehydrogenase, translating into MVQNRWDERGDNFENALQQLVYRSNLLGSDRSVANFGGGNTSAKTVEKDFRGRDIEVMWVKGSGSDLATMKEKNFTGLNLTDIRPLVEREDMSDEEMVSYLAHTMIDSKHPRSSIETLLHAFLPFKHVDHTHPDAIISIACADNGKEIAKEVYGDRFVWVPYIRPGFQLSKMIAEGVKQNPQAELVIMEKHGLVTWGETSKECYENTINIIQEAEDYIEAKSKGHTLFGGNKYESIATEQRKEVLAKVLPVVRGEVSKNKKMIVTHDDSEDVLQFVNSVDASSLVGIGAACPDHLVHTKRVPLFIDWDPRSQSVDSLIESVKSGIETFEQEYEEYFNRNKSEGDTIAERAPRVILIPGIGMINTGKNWFAAKVSEALYHRAIAVMRGSTVLGNFISLSEAEAFAVEYWPLELYKLSLAPPEAEFSRHVAFVTGGAGGIGSATCYRLVEDGAHVVVADINLEGAEKLANEINEKYGEHRAVAIKMDVTKEEEVADAINEAVLEYGGIDILVNNAGLASSSPFDETTLDAWNLNVNVLVTGYFLVAREVFKLMKNQNIGGNMVFVGSKNSIYAGKNAAAYSTAKAAEVHLARTIAADGGPHGIRVNTVLPDAVIRGSAIWDSKWKEERAASYGIDPDQLEDHYRKRTILNVNILPEDIADSIAFLASSKASKTTGCMVTVDGGVPAAFTR; encoded by the coding sequence ATGGTACAGAATCGATGGGATGAACGAGGAGACAATTTTGAAAACGCTTTACAACAATTGGTGTATAGATCGAATTTATTAGGGTCTGACCGCTCTGTGGCAAACTTTGGCGGAGGTAATACGTCAGCCAAAACCGTTGAAAAGGATTTTAGAGGTCGAGATATTGAAGTGATGTGGGTGAAAGGTAGTGGCTCTGACCTTGCTACGATGAAGGAGAAGAACTTTACAGGCCTGAACTTAACGGATATAAGACCGTTAGTTGAAAGAGAAGATATGTCAGATGAAGAAATGGTCAGCTATTTAGCACATACAATGATTGATTCAAAACATCCTAGATCTTCAATTGAAACGTTATTACATGCTTTCCTTCCGTTTAAACACGTTGACCATACACATCCAGATGCCATTATTAGTATTGCATGTGCGGATAATGGAAAAGAAATTGCAAAAGAAGTATATGGTGACCGCTTTGTGTGGGTTCCTTATATTCGCCCGGGATTCCAACTATCGAAAATGATTGCAGAAGGTGTGAAACAAAATCCTCAAGCTGAATTAGTCATAATGGAAAAGCACGGGCTAGTTACATGGGGAGAAACGTCAAAAGAATGTTACGAGAATACGATAAACATTATTCAAGAGGCAGAAGACTATATTGAAGCGAAATCTAAAGGGCATACATTATTCGGTGGTAACAAATACGAATCTATTGCTACAGAACAACGTAAGGAAGTACTAGCGAAAGTTCTTCCTGTCGTTCGAGGTGAAGTGAGTAAAAATAAGAAAATGATCGTTACCCATGATGACAGTGAAGATGTTTTGCAGTTTGTAAATAGTGTGGATGCTTCATCACTTGTTGGAATTGGAGCTGCCTGTCCTGACCATCTAGTTCACACGAAACGTGTACCATTATTTATAGATTGGGATCCTCGTAGCCAAAGTGTTGATAGTTTAATAGAAAGTGTGAAATCAGGAATCGAAACATTTGAGCAAGAGTATGAGGAGTACTTTAACCGCAATAAATCAGAAGGAGATACAATAGCCGAACGGGCACCGAGAGTTATTTTAATTCCTGGAATTGGAATGATCAATACAGGGAAGAACTGGTTTGCGGCTAAGGTAAGCGAAGCGTTGTACCATCGAGCGATTGCAGTTATGAGAGGTTCAACGGTTCTCGGCAACTTTATATCATTGAGTGAGGCAGAGGCGTTTGCGGTTGAGTATTGGCCACTTGAGCTTTATAAGCTTAGTTTAGCTCCACCAGAAGCAGAGTTCTCTCGCCACGTAGCGTTTGTTACGGGAGGAGCTGGTGGAATTGGTAGTGCAACATGCTATCGTTTAGTAGAGGATGGCGCACACGTTGTTGTTGCCGACATTAATTTAGAAGGTGCAGAAAAACTAGCGAATGAAATCAATGAAAAATATGGGGAGCATCGAGCCGTTGCTATTAAAATGGATGTAACGAAGGAAGAGGAAGTGGCTGATGCGATAAATGAAGCAGTATTAGAATATGGTGGAATCGATATTTTAGTCAATAATGCTGGCTTGGCGAGTTCCAGTCCATTTGATGAAACGACACTTGATGCTTGGAATTTAAATGTTAATGTATTAGTAACTGGGTATTTTCTAGTGGCCAGAGAAGTGTTTAAGTTAATGAAAAACCAAAACATTGGTGGAAATATGGTATTTGTTGGTTCGAAAAATTCCATTTATGCTGGAAAAAATGCAGCAGCCTACAGCACAGCGAAAGCAGCAGAAGTGCATTTGGCAAGAACAATTGCAGCCGATGGTGGCCCACACGGTATCCGGGTAAATACTGTTTTACCTGATGCGGTCATAAGAGGATCAGCTATTTGGGATTCTAAATGGAAGGAAGAAAGAGCTGCTTCCTACGGTATTGACCCTGATCAATTAGAGGACCATTACCGTAAGAGAACGATTCTCAATGTTAATATTTTACCTGAAGATATTGCGGATTCGATTGCGTTTTTAGCTTCTTCAAAAGCATCGAAAACAACTGGATGTATGGTCACTGTAGATGGTGGAGTACCTGCAGCCTTTACACGATAA
- a CDS encoding DeoR/GlpR family DNA-binding transcription regulator, with amino-acid sequence MLVAERHQRIVELVNKRKSIRVSELSRLFSVTEETIRRDLEKLENDRRLKRSHGGAVSIASDQESYETPYTEREVTNVKEKRDIATIAANLVNEGDKIILDASSTALFMAKELPNISITVLTNSIKVAIELSGKSNVTVISTGGIVTQRSLSYVGPLTEDNLKNYHVDKGFISCKGLHLQHGISESSDDQARIKKKMCDISEKVYVMVDHSKFAVQSFSLINSLDKVDYVITDRKVGAKDVDEIQKRKVEVIQP; translated from the coding sequence ATGCTAGTTGCTGAAAGACATCAAAGGATTGTAGAGCTTGTGAATAAAAGGAAAAGTATTCGCGTGTCTGAATTAAGTCGTTTATTTTCTGTTACAGAAGAAACGATACGCCGTGACTTAGAAAAGTTGGAAAATGACCGCAGATTGAAAAGAAGTCACGGTGGTGCCGTTTCCATTGCCTCTGACCAAGAGTCATATGAAACCCCTTATACAGAAAGAGAAGTAACGAATGTAAAGGAGAAACGCGATATAGCAACGATTGCGGCGAACTTAGTTAACGAAGGGGATAAAATTATTCTCGATGCCAGCTCGACAGCTTTGTTTATGGCGAAGGAGCTGCCGAATATCTCCATCACCGTTTTAACGAACTCTATTAAAGTAGCGATTGAGTTAAGCGGAAAGTCGAATGTGACCGTTATTTCAACGGGGGGGATTGTCACTCAACGTTCACTATCCTATGTTGGACCTTTAACAGAAGATAATTTAAAAAATTACCACGTTGATAAAGGTTTTATTTCGTGTAAAGGATTACATTTGCAGCATGGTATCAGTGAATCAAGTGATGACCAGGCGCGCATTAAGAAAAAAATGTGCGATATTTCCGAAAAGGTATACGTTATGGTTGATCATTCAAAATTTGCCGTCCAATCTTTTTCGTTAATCAACTCGTTAGATAAAGTGGATTATGTTATTACAGATCGTAAGGTAGGAGCAAAGGATGTAGATGAAATTCAGAAACGAAAAGTGGAAGTCATTCAGCCGTAA
- a CDS encoding ribulokinase, giving the protein MSKKYAIGVDYGTESGRAVLVSLDNGEEIVDHVTPYKHGVIEDTLPGTNVELGFEWALQHPTDYIDVLRQSVPAVVKESGVSPEDIIGIGIDFTACTMLPIDENGTPLCFDPKWQDEPHSWVKLWKHHASQDEATKVNEAAEKRGEKFLARYGGKISSEWMLPKVWQTLDESPKVYEEADRFIEASDWVTLQLTNNFIRNSCAAGYKGLWHKQDGYPSHDFLKDLDPRLERLAETKLRGDVVPLGSKAGELTGEMAKLVGLKAGTAVAVPIIDAHASVPGVGVVEPGKLVMAMGTSICHMLLGEEEVEVEGMCGVVEDGIIPGLYGYEAGQSAGGDIFAWYVKHSVPGYVERAAQEEGISVYQWLEEKAANYKPGETGLLALDWWNGNRSVLVDTNLTGLLVGATLQTKPEEIFRALLEATAFGTRKIIDAFHHDGVPIHEIYACGGLPQNNKLLMQIYADVTNRSIKIADSKQTPAVGAAMFGAVAAGEQNGGYDSLIDAAQNMAKVKDTTIDPIPENVEMYDKLYEEYLTLHDYFGRGQNDVMRRLKAIRTEIGE; this is encoded by the coding sequence ATGTCTAAAAAGTATGCTATTGGTGTGGATTACGGAACAGAATCCGGTCGTGCTGTCCTCGTCTCATTAGATAATGGTGAAGAAATTGTGGACCATGTTACACCATATAAACATGGAGTGATCGAAGATACGCTACCAGGTACAAATGTTGAATTAGGGTTTGAGTGGGCGCTTCAACATCCAACTGACTACATAGATGTATTGAGACAGTCTGTGCCTGCAGTAGTAAAGGAGTCTGGTGTAAGTCCGGAAGATATTATTGGAATCGGAATTGATTTTACAGCCTGCACCATGTTGCCAATTGACGAGAATGGTACTCCGCTTTGCTTTGATCCAAAGTGGCAAGATGAACCACATAGCTGGGTTAAATTATGGAAGCATCATGCTTCACAAGATGAAGCGACAAAAGTAAACGAAGCAGCGGAGAAACGCGGAGAAAAGTTTCTTGCCCGTTATGGTGGGAAGATTTCATCTGAGTGGATGTTGCCAAAAGTTTGGCAAACATTAGACGAAAGCCCTAAGGTTTACGAGGAAGCGGATCGGTTTATTGAAGCTTCCGACTGGGTGACATTGCAACTAACAAATAATTTTATAAGAAACAGTTGTGCAGCTGGTTATAAAGGCTTGTGGCATAAACAAGACGGATATCCAAGTCATGACTTTTTGAAGGATTTAGATCCTCGCTTAGAGCGGTTAGCTGAAACAAAGCTGCGGGGAGATGTTGTGCCTTTAGGTTCCAAGGCAGGGGAACTTACGGGGGAAATGGCGAAACTAGTAGGGTTAAAGGCTGGAACTGCTGTGGCCGTTCCGATTATTGATGCGCACGCTTCTGTTCCAGGTGTAGGAGTTGTGGAACCTGGCAAACTTGTGATGGCAATGGGCACTTCAATCTGTCACATGTTATTAGGGGAAGAGGAAGTAGAAGTTGAAGGTATGTGTGGAGTTGTAGAAGACGGCATTATCCCTGGACTTTATGGTTATGAAGCAGGTCAGTCTGCTGGTGGTGATATCTTTGCGTGGTATGTAAAACACAGTGTACCAGGATATGTCGAAAGGGCAGCACAGGAGGAAGGGATTTCTGTTTATCAGTGGTTGGAGGAAAAAGCGGCTAACTATAAACCAGGGGAAACTGGACTGCTCGCTTTAGACTGGTGGAACGGGAATCGGTCTGTCCTTGTTGATACAAACTTAACGGGACTACTTGTGGGCGCTACCCTTCAAACGAAACCGGAAGAGATATTCCGCGCTTTGTTAGAAGCAACAGCCTTTGGAACACGAAAAATTATTGATGCGTTTCATCATGACGGTGTTCCCATTCATGAAATATATGCTTGTGGTGGATTGCCGCAAAACAATAAATTGTTAATGCAAATTTATGCTGATGTAACCAATCGATCAATTAAAATAGCAGATTCTAAACAAACACCTGCTGTTGGTGCTGCGATGTTTGGGGCTGTGGCAGCTGGAGAACAAAATGGCGGATATGATTCATTAATCGACGCTGCTCAAAATATGGCAAAAGTAAAGGATACAACCATTGATCCTATTCCAGAAAATGTTGAGATGTATGATAAGTTATACGAAGAATATCTTACCCTTCATGATTATTTTGGTCGTGGTCAAAATGATGTGATGAGAAGGTTGAAAGCCATTCGAACGGAAATAGGTGAATAA
- a CDS encoding (Fe-S)-binding protein encodes MKVSLFITCLVDVFYGDVGKDTVELLERLGCEVEFPVKQTCCGQPAFNSGYVGEAKETMKHMIRTFSEADYIVTPSGSCATMLFQEYPHVFAGDEVWEEKAVQLANKTYELTQFIVDVLQVEDVGAALKGKATYHTSCHMTRLLQNVDAPIKLLSHVQGLDVINLPNAHDCCGFGGTFSVKMSKISEQMVDEKVKHVESTDADFLIGADCGCLMNIGGRIEKESKPIKVMHIATVLNQQA; translated from the coding sequence GTGAAAGTCTCACTATTTATTACGTGTCTTGTCGATGTTTTTTACGGTGATGTAGGGAAGGACACAGTAGAGTTGCTAGAGCGGTTAGGTTGTGAAGTGGAATTTCCGGTTAAACAGACGTGTTGTGGGCAGCCGGCTTTTAATAGTGGGTATGTTGGAGAAGCAAAGGAAACGATGAAACATATGATTCGTACATTTTCTGAGGCAGATTATATTGTGACCCCTTCTGGTTCGTGTGCAACGATGTTGTTTCAGGAATACCCACACGTATTTGCAGGTGATGAAGTGTGGGAAGAGAAAGCGGTTCAGCTAGCCAATAAAACATACGAATTAACCCAATTTATCGTGGATGTATTACAAGTAGAAGATGTTGGAGCAGCATTAAAAGGCAAAGCTACTTATCATACATCATGTCACATGACACGATTACTGCAAAATGTTGATGCCCCGATCAAGCTATTAAGCCATGTGCAGGGACTAGATGTAATCAATCTACCAAATGCCCATGATTGTTGCGGGTTTGGCGGGACTTTTTCCGTGAAAATGTCCAAAATATCAGAGCAAATGGTAGATGAGAAAGTGAAACACGTGGAAAGTACGGATGCTGACTTTTTAATCGGAGCGGACTGTGGGTGCTTAATGAACATCGGTGGAAGAATAGAAAAGGAAAGTAAGCCTATTAAAGTCATGCACATTGCAACTGTTTTAAATCAACAAGCTTAA
- a CDS encoding LutB/LldF family L-lactate oxidation iron-sulfur protein → MSMKIGSDQFDERVDQGLSDTFMRGAVSSAQTRFRNGRLNAAEELGDWEDWRSLGEEIRTHTLENLDYYLDQLSENVAKRGGHVFFAKTPEEANEYITNVIKRKKAKKVAKSKSMVSEEIGLNDALQKQGTEVVETDLGEWILQLDDFDPPSHIVTPALHKNRQQIRDVFHEKLGYDETDKPEELALYAREQLRKEFLSADVGITGCNFAIANTGTVSLVTNEGNARLVTSLPDTQITVMGMERIVPSWEEMEVLVSLLTRAAVGQKLTSYITALTGTKGQEEVDGPEEFHLVVVDNGRSKILGTEFQEALHCIRCAACINVCPVYRHVGGHAYGSIYPGPIGAVLSPLLGGYDEYKELPYASTLCAACTEACPVKIPLHDLLLKHRQNIVEKEKKAPKFEQLSMKAFRMGTATPSMYNIGTRLAPTVMAPFTKDESIEKGIGPLKKWTEARHMPSPKKKRFRDWYKERSN, encoded by the coding sequence ATGTCAATGAAAATTGGTTCAGATCAGTTTGATGAACGTGTAGATCAAGGGTTGTCTGATACCTTTATGCGGGGAGCCGTTTCTTCTGCACAAACTCGATTCCGCAATGGTCGGCTTAATGCAGCAGAAGAATTGGGAGATTGGGAAGATTGGCGTAGCTTAGGAGAAGAAATACGAACTCACACTCTTGAAAACTTAGATTATTATTTAGACCAGTTAAGTGAAAACGTGGCGAAACGTGGAGGACACGTGTTTTTCGCTAAAACACCTGAAGAGGCGAATGAGTATATTACAAACGTCATTAAGCGCAAAAAGGCGAAAAAAGTGGCAAAGTCAAAATCAATGGTTAGTGAAGAAATTGGGCTTAATGATGCGTTACAAAAACAAGGGACAGAAGTGGTCGAAACAGATTTAGGTGAATGGATTTTACAGTTGGATGATTTTGATCCTCCGTCACATATCGTAACACCGGCACTACATAAAAACCGTCAACAAATCCGTGATGTATTCCATGAAAAACTCGGTTATGATGAAACGGATAAGCCTGAGGAGTTAGCGTTATATGCGAGAGAACAGCTGCGGAAGGAATTTTTGTCTGCGGATGTAGGGATTACTGGATGTAATTTTGCCATCGCTAACACTGGAACCGTATCTCTCGTGACAAACGAAGGAAATGCCAGGCTTGTCACATCACTTCCAGATACCCAAATTACGGTAATGGGTATGGAACGGATTGTACCGTCATGGGAAGAGATGGAAGTACTCGTCAGCCTACTAACGAGAGCAGCGGTTGGCCAAAAGTTAACAAGTTATATAACTGCGTTAACAGGTACGAAAGGTCAGGAAGAGGTTGATGGACCAGAGGAATTTCACTTAGTTGTTGTTGATAATGGTCGTTCGAAAATCTTAGGGACAGAATTTCAAGAAGCGTTGCATTGTATAAGGTGTGCTGCTTGTATTAACGTTTGTCCAGTATATCGCCATGTAGGTGGGCATGCGTATGGGTCGATTTATCCTGGTCCAATTGGTGCTGTATTATCTCCATTATTAGGTGGCTATGACGAATATAAGGAGCTTCCTTATGCTTCTACATTATGTGCTGCATGTACGGAAGCGTGTCCCGTGAAAATTCCGTTGCACGACTTGCTCTTAAAGCATAGGCAAAATATAGTAGAAAAAGAAAAAAAAGCACCGAAATTTGAACAGTTGTCCATGAAAGCATTTCGGATGGGAACAGCAACACCTTCCATGTATAACATTGGAACGAGGTTAGCGCCAACTGTTATGGCTCCTTTTACAAAAGATGAGAGCATTGAGAAAGGGATCGGTCCGTTAAAAAAATGGACTGAAGCACGTCACATGCCGTCACCGAAAAAGAAAAGATTTAGAGATTGGTATAAGGAACGTTCAAATTAA
- a CDS encoding LutC/YkgG family protein has translation MVPGSIQNKDEFLDDIASTLGRERKRKVEKPKWSYRPQWNVYDGYSQDQLVQVLKEQCTKIHTNVEETTVTNLKDCLRRVIEQYGEDTVVTWDDPRFEEFNIKNYLHEEAKAHVWKAELGEENVKTAEKANIGITFSDITLAESGTVALFSDKGKGRSVSLLPSTYVAIIPKSTIVPRMTQAASMIEREVAEGNAVASCVNFISGPSNSADIEMNLIVGVHGPIHVTYIIVHDK, from the coding sequence ATCGTGCCGGGTAGTATCCAAAATAAGGACGAATTCTTAGACGATATAGCAAGTACGTTAGGACGGGAGCGTAAGCGTAAAGTCGAGAAACCGAAATGGAGTTATCGACCTCAATGGAACGTTTATGACGGTTATAGTCAAGATCAGCTCGTTCAAGTTTTGAAAGAACAATGTACGAAAATACACACGAACGTAGAGGAAACGACTGTTACGAATCTCAAAGATTGCTTGCGGAGAGTGATTGAACAATATGGGGAAGATACGGTTGTAACGTGGGATGATCCACGGTTTGAGGAATTTAACATTAAGAATTATTTACACGAAGAAGCAAAGGCCCACGTATGGAAGGCGGAACTTGGTGAGGAAAATGTGAAAACTGCTGAGAAAGCCAATATCGGAATTACATTCAGCGATATTACATTAGCCGAATCGGGTACAGTAGCATTGTTTAGCGATAAAGGAAAAGGTAGGTCAGTGAGTCTACTTCCATCAACATACGTTGCAATCATTCCGAAAAGTACCATTGTTCCACGTATGACACAGGCGGCGAGCATGATTGAACGAGAGGTAGCAGAGGGGAATGCAGTTGCCTCTTGTGTGAACTTCATCTCAGGTCCAAGTAATAGTGCAGACATAGAAATGAACTTAATTGTAGGTGTACATGGCCCTATCCACGTTACATATATCATTGTTCACGACAAATAA
- a CDS encoding LCP family glycopolymer transferase, with amino-acid sequence MNLLGQRKGSKKKRIILIIVGILLSLIIGTGVYAFSVYNNVKNTVDEKIHKPVESIQHTPDQKVKIEQKKPLNILLMGVDEREHDRGRADTLILLSINPNISSLQMISIPRDTRTEMVGRGFQDKINHSYAFGGSDMTISTVEQFANVDLDYYVKLNMEGLEDLIDVLGGITVYNDMEWTDSGYYERGFVYKKGEIHLNGEQTMGYVRMRYKDPAGDAGRNKRQRKVIEAIVSQGASVASVTKINDVLDVLGNNVETNLTFDDMKNLMTNYREARKNIKSYQVSGQGIYINDIYYLHVTENEREKVHNMINEFNEKTK; translated from the coding sequence GTGAACCTATTGGGGCAAAGAAAAGGCAGTAAAAAGAAACGAATTATTCTCATTATTGTTGGTATATTATTAAGTTTAATTATAGGCACTGGTGTTTACGCCTTTAGTGTTTACAATAACGTAAAAAATACCGTAGATGAAAAAATTCATAAACCGGTAGAGAGTATTCAGCACACCCCTGATCAAAAAGTGAAAATTGAACAGAAAAAACCGTTAAATATATTGCTTATGGGTGTAGATGAAAGAGAGCATGACCGCGGTAGGGCAGATACTCTTATCCTATTGTCTATTAATCCGAATATTAGTAGTTTACAAATGATTAGTATTCCTAGAGATACTAGAACTGAAATGGTTGGCCGAGGATTCCAGGATAAAATTAACCATTCTTACGCTTTTGGTGGATCTGATATGACGATTTCCACAGTTGAACAATTTGCCAATGTTGACCTGGATTATTACGTCAAGTTGAACATGGAAGGGCTGGAAGATTTAATAGACGTGCTGGGCGGCATAACGGTCTACAATGATATGGAGTGGACTGATAGTGGTTATTATGAGCGCGGGTTTGTTTATAAAAAAGGTGAAATTCATTTAAATGGAGAACAAACGATGGGTTATGTACGGATGCGCTATAAAGACCCAGCTGGTGATGCAGGACGTAATAAACGTCAACGAAAGGTGATCGAGGCGATTGTATCGCAAGGTGCTTCTGTTGCGTCTGTCACGAAAATTAATGATGTATTAGATGTATTAGGAAATAATGTTGAAACGAATTTAACTTTTGATGATATGAAAAATTTAATGACCAATTACCGAGAAGCTAGAAAAAACATTAAATCTTATCAAGTATCGGGTCAGGGGATTTACATTAACGATATTTATTATTTACATGTAACAGAAAATGAACGGGAAAAAGTTCATAACATGATCAACGAATTTAATGAAAAAACAAAGTAA
- a CDS encoding LCP family glycopolymer transferase, which translates to MSKKKLIFKIVFITVLVIVLGVGAYAYSIYDNVKEVVDTEMHQPIASIDDNTVAKVEKKVKKGLEPINILLMGVDENEYDRGRADTLIVLSLNPNIDSIQLISIPRDTRTEIGDTGTFTKINAAYFYGGADLTVATVEKMLDFDFDYYVKLNFNALTDLVDALGGITVDNPVEWYDSGYYKKGYHYAEGEIELDGEQTLGFVRMRKQDPDGDFGRNKRQRIAIQAIIDKGASLGSVTKINDILEVLGNNMATNLTFDEMKDLFLNYKSTRHNIETYQVQGYGGFVDDLWYYIVPNEERQNIKTVIEEFNQREEIEEASS; encoded by the coding sequence ATGAGTAAGAAAAAATTAATCTTTAAAATAGTTTTCATAACAGTCCTAGTCATTGTGTTAGGGGTAGGGGCTTATGCTTACAGTATTTATGATAATGTGAAGGAAGTCGTAGATACGGAAATGCACCAGCCAATTGCTAGTATTGATGATAATACTGTCGCTAAAGTCGAAAAGAAAGTGAAAAAGGGTCTTGAACCAATCAATATTCTTTTAATGGGTGTAGATGAAAATGAGTATGATAGAGGTCGTGCTGACACGCTAATCGTTTTATCTTTAAACCCTAACATTGATAGCATTCAGCTAATCAGTATTCCTAGAGATACAAGAACGGAAATAGGGGATACTGGCACGTTCACCAAAATTAATGCTGCCTACTTTTACGGCGGTGCTGATTTAACCGTTGCTACTGTAGAAAAAATGTTAGACTTTGATTTCGATTATTACGTCAAGCTGAACTTTAATGCATTAACCGATTTGGTCGATGCGCTTGGTGGCATAACCGTAGATAACCCTGTTGAATGGTATGATTCAGGCTATTATAAAAAGGGGTATCATTATGCCGAAGGAGAAATTGAATTAGACGGGGAACAAACATTAGGGTTTGTCCGCATGCGTAAACAGGATCCAGATGGGGATTTCGGACGAAATAAACGTCAACGTATCGCGATACAGGCGATCATTGATAAAGGAGCCAGCCTTGGCTCCGTTACGAAAATTAATGATATTTTAGAAGTTTTAGGAAATAACATGGCCACAAATTTAACTTTTGATGAAATGAAAGATTTGTTTTTAAACTATAAAAGCACCCGTCACAATATTGAAACATATCAAGTACAAGGATATGGCGGGTTTGTTGACGATCTATGGTACTACATTGTTCCAAATGAAGAACGTCAAAATATAAAAACTGTCATTGAGGAATTTAATCAGCGGGAAGAAATAGAAGAAGCCAGCAGTTAA
- a CDS encoding metallophosphoesterase family protein, which translates to MNFTFIHAADIHLDSPLKGLERYEGAPVDKIRGATRKAFVQLIDTAIERRVDFLVLAGDLYDNDWKDYNTGLFFVHQMSRLEKEGIPVYLIRGNHDAASLITKEIRLPQNVTECSTSQPETFINDNLQVAIHGQGFPTRAVTDNMASQYPEPIQDYFNIGILHTSVTGREGHEHYAPCSLEDLKGKGYDYWALGHIHQRELLHERNPVVLFPGNIQGRHIRETGAKGCTIVHVKDGQVETLTPITLDVLRWERCEVDISNAEVIDDVMELVRTSVEHAYDQSEGRYLAARIELVGATSLHEQLVLEKDHMTNNFRALAMEIGYGDIWIEKVKFLTTSLVHIDEWLEQDSPVSTIFQYMKTVSEDDEFIAELMQEFESLERALPVEVKKQTAKLRSSRQQFVDDYRKEVEDMILHYLTNAGVKE; encoded by the coding sequence ATGAATTTTACGTTTATTCATGCGGCTGACATTCACTTAGATAGTCCATTAAAAGGGCTGGAGCGGTATGAAGGAGCACCGGTAGACAAGATTCGAGGCGCAACAAGAAAAGCATTTGTTCAACTTATTGATACGGCTATTGAAAGACGTGTTGATTTTCTTGTCCTTGCAGGTGACTTGTATGATAACGATTGGAAAGATTATAACACTGGTCTATTTTTCGTTCATCAAATGAGCCGCTTGGAGAAAGAAGGAATCCCTGTCTATCTTATCAGGGGAAATCATGATGCTGCGAGTTTAATTACAAAGGAAATTCGTTTGCCACAAAACGTGACTGAATGTTCTACTAGTCAACCTGAAACCTTCATAAATGATAATCTTCAAGTAGCGATCCATGGACAAGGTTTTCCAACTAGAGCGGTAACAGATAATATGGCAAGTCAATATCCAGAACCTATTCAAGATTATTTTAATATCGGAATATTACACACAAGTGTCACGGGTCGAGAAGGGCACGAACATTATGCCCCTTGTTCACTGGAGGACTTAAAAGGGAAAGGATATGACTATTGGGCATTAGGACATATTCATCAACGGGAATTATTACACGAACGGAATCCGGTTGTTTTGTTTCCGGGGAATATTCAAGGAAGGCATATAAGAGAAACAGGAGCGAAGGGATGCACTATTGTTCACGTGAAAGATGGACAAGTTGAGACGCTAACTCCTATTACATTGGATGTTTTGCGATGGGAACGTTGTGAAGTCGATATAAGCAATGCGGAAGTCATTGATGATGTGATGGAACTCGTAAGAACCTCCGTAGAACATGCCTATGATCAATCGGAAGGTCGCTATTTAGCTGCTAGAATTGAACTCGTTGGAGCGACGAGTCTACACGAACAACTCGTTCTTGAAAAGGACCATATGACGAACAATTTCCGGGCATTGGCAATGGAAATCGGCTATGGTGATATTTGGATTGAAAAAGTAAAATTTTTAACGACAAGTCTCGTTCATATAGATGAATGGTTAGAGCAAGATTCACCTGTCTCTACCATCTTTCAATATATGAAAACGGTTAGTGAAGATGACGAATTTATTGCTGAACTTATGCAAGAATTTGAAAGTTTAGAGCGTGCACTACCGGTAGAGGTGAAAAAGCAAACTGCAAAGTTACGTTCAAGCCGACAGCAGTTTGTCGATGATTACCGGAAAGAAGTTGAGGATATGATTCTTCACTATTTAACGAATGCGGGGGTGAAGGAATAA